CTCCAGGGACAGTATATGGTGGAAAGGGCTCTGGACTTAGGAGCCCCAGACTGTCTGGCCCTGTGCCACCCGCCCACCCCCATGTGACCCTTCTCAGTGGTGTTTTACTGCTGTGTTCTGATAGGAGCGCCCACTCAGCAGCATTCAGCCCACGACAAGTGGGAGTTTCCCCACTTCGGAGGTGTGTCCCCCGCTGGGTCTCAAAGGACCCAGGGGGAGCCCCAGGTGCCCTCAGAAGGAACTGTGTGTCAGCACATCCTCAACTGGCTTCTTCCCCATTCTCTGCCAGTGCTTCCAGGGGTCCCTGCCACCTAAACTGCCACCACCCTGCTCCCTGTCTCTCGAGAAATCCAGCCTAAGGCAGAGTTCTAGCCCTGGACCTCCTGTAATCAGCAGTGACCGTGAGCAAGTCACTGCACCCCTCTGGACCTCTATCAGTTCACTTGCGGAGTCAAAAAGCAGCATCTCCTGTGAACTCATCTCTGGATTGTGGGGAGGATCATGAGAAAGGAAATGGCTAAAAGCCTTTTTTACAAACGGGAAAGTACAGACACGAGGTGGCGTCACCACGCTGAGGAGTCTCATTCTTAGCTTGACAGGGGCACTGAATGACCCCCCCTGTCCTGCTCTGCTCCCCACAGCCATCGACTTTCTGGAGAAGATCCTCACCTTTAACCCCATGGACCGCCTGACTGCCGAGATGGGGCTGCAGCACCCCTACATGAGCCCCTACTCTTGCCCCGAGGACGAGCCCACCTCGCAGCACCCATTCCGCATCGAGGATGAGATTGACGACATCCTACTGATGGCCGCCAATCAGAGCCAGCTCTCCAACTGGGACAGGTGTGCTTCCAGGGCTCCAgcccacatgcccatttctgtcTGCCTCTGATCCTCCATGACCTTTCCTTCTGTCCCCCAAGTTCTGTAACCTGTGGGGAGCTTTCCCCAACCTAGCTCCTGCCCTGTCTCCTGTCCCCAGACACGCCTGGTAGATGACCAGCCATGTCCTGCATGTGTGGTCAGGGACCTTCCTTTGTGCAACACAGCCACCCCCCGACCCCGGGTATGCTGCCCACACAATACGACGTTCAACAGACATTCAGCAAGCATGCAGGAGCTCACTTCTAGCAAGCCGGGGATTTGCCCCAGGAAAGCAAAATGCAGCCACGCAAGacaagaaaacaatgagaaaTTTACCACCACGCAGCACCTTCATGCCCTTCACATCATCTGCCCCTCCTGAGCTGCCAGGAAAGGAGGCACCATGATTATTATACCCATTGACACACGAGGAAGCCACAGCTCAAGAGAGGTTAGAGATTGGCACCATGTCACATAGCTAACACCTGGCCCACGTGGGGCCCTCCCCAGTCTGCATCCATGTCAGACTGCTGAGCAATCACTCTTTCCTGCTCAACTGGGCCTCAGAACCCTTCTCTACACAGTGTGCCTGGAAGGCACTACCCAGTGAATCAGCTGGGTAGAAGATACATTTTCAGCCATCGCCGCGTACACATACAATGCTCTCTCCAGTCCCTTCCCGTTCTGACGTTCCTAGATCAGGCAGCTAAACATTTGGGCATCACCATCTGCTAATACTTGGAGGGAGCACTGAGAGCTGCTTGTTTAGAAATAGAAGTTGAGGGTTTAGCAGCTCGGACTCCAAGGGGGCCTAAGCGGGAGCCCTGCTGTTGGGAGAATGTGACAGCTAGTTACATAAGTGACAGATGAGCAGTTTCTCCTTTTCAGTCATTTGACAGATGATGGGTTTCAGATTGAGGAGGCTCCGAGGGAGGGCCAGAGCAACGTTGCTGTTTTGGGACAGGTTTGTTGGTTTGCTGTTGTTGACTGTCGTTATCAGGAGTGGCCAGCAAATAGAGATGAATGAAGACTCTCTCTCCTGCTGCCCCCTCTTCTAGGCTTGCACTTGACTGTGGTCCCTGtagccacccctccccccagtgaGGTTTGTCCTCTGCTTCTTGTGGCTGTGGCATAGGGTTGATAGCAGGAAAACAACAGGGTTCCCTTGGCCACTGCCCATCAATGCTGACCACATCTAAACCTGGTTGTGCTCTGCCCCCGACCTCTCCCATCACACCTGCATGAGAAAAGCGGATGACAACAGCAGAGACAAACCCCTTCCTACTGGCCCTGCTTTGAGCAAACTGCTCACCTCTGAATGCTAGTGTCCTCACCCGTGAGGTGGGTGAGAACATTCGCTCCACAGGGTTGCTCTGAAGACAGCAGACAACTTACATTTGGCCCTTGGCGTGTAATAGCCAAAGGCGACGGTCTTCCTCATAGAAATCATTGCAGTTTTGAGGACCCTCATGGGAGGAGGCAGTGTTCACCTCCAGGAGTGACTCCCACCCTAATGGCATCACGGGGAGGGCGGGCAGTGCCAGGCCTTCCCCATGCCTTGAAAACCACAAGGTGTGGACTgcagctgcccacctgccccctcaCGCAGCCTAACCTGCCTGTCCTTGGCTTTTCCTGTGTGAACACTGAACCTCCTGTTCCCAGAGCAGCTGACTGTTGCCTGAGGCTTCCTCTGTTCTTCTTGCCTGCTCCCTGACCCCCACGGTTCTGCACAGAACACCTGGCACGGGGAGGGAGGGCTCAGCCCGAGCTAAtggcctgcccacctgcccacctgcccttcATTTGCTCTTGGCTAGCTGACTTCGCTCTTCAAGGCTGCAGGACAGTCGACAGAGGGCAGAAGTCCAAGGATCTGCCTCTGCTGAGGGCGTCATCTTTCCATAGGCCCTGCTCTGCCTCTGTCGGGGACCCCAGCCAGATCCACTAGGGATCTGTCGGGGACCCCAGCCAGATCCACTAGGGATCCCCACTAGGGATTTCTTGGCTGCACCTTAGAAATACCTGAGGAGGTGTGAAAACCATGCCAATGCAGGCCTCCACCCTAGACCTATTGAGTTAGGATTCGGGGTGTGGAGCAGGCATGGAATGTCATTAGAAATTCTCCCTTCCACAGATGGTTCTAATCTGAGCCAGGACTGGGGAGCACTCTTTAGGGCCCTGCTATTCAAAGTGTGGGCCAAGGACCAGCAGCTTCTGCCTCACCTGGCAGCCCATGAGAACTACATGATCTCAGACCCCACCTCAGATCTACTAGATCAAaacttgcattttaacaaggtcccCAGGTCATTTGTGTGCACCTCAGAGTTTGAGGAGCAATGCATAGGTGGACCCACTAGAaagttccatgaggacagggattttgtttgttcactgctgtggCTGGTAATGCccagaacagcacctggcacacaggaggcgCTCAAGAAGTATCTGTAGGATGTCGAATGAATACAAAAGACGACCAGAGTTAAGGCAAACAATGAGCCCCTGTACCTGAGCCCTGGCGGCTCACCATTGCTTTGACCCATCACCCTCCCACCGTGGGAGGTGGCggagaggagctggagagacCGGGAAGGAATGGAAATCCAGCCAGTGGGTGGCAGACAGGGATTAGGGAAGTTGGCTTCCTCTGAAAAGCCATTCCGGCTGGGGGATCCAATCGCCATCCTGCCTTACCCTTACAGGTACCCCGTGAGCCTGTCTTCGGACCTGGAGTGGCGGCCCGACCGGTGCCAGGATGCGAGCGAGGTGCAGCGCGACCCGCGCGCGGGCTCGGCGCCGCTGGCGGAGGACGTGCAGGTGGACCCGCGCAAGGACTCGCAGAGCAGCTCGGAGCGCTTCCTGGAGCAGTCGCACTCGTCCATGGAGCGCGCCTTCGAGGCCGACTACGGGCGCTCCTGCGACTACAAGGTTGGGTCGCCGTCCTACCTGGACAAGCTGCTGTGGCGCGACAACAAGCCGCACCACTACTCGGAGCCCAAGCTCATCCTGGACCTGTCCCACTGGAAGCAGGCGGCCGGGGCGCCCCCCACCGCCGCGGTGGCCGCGGTGGCGCCAGACGCCGGGGCGCATGACGATGAGCCGGCCAGCCTCTTCCTGGAGATCGCGCAGTGGGTCAAGAGCACGCAGGGCGGCCCGGAGCGCGCCAGCCCGCCCCCCGACGGCCCTGAGCGCCGCCGGACGGCCTCCCCACCCGGCCGCTCCGCCCCTGTCGACGGGGGCGCCAGCCCCCAGTTCGACCTCGACGTGTTCATCTCCCGCGCCCTGAAGCTCTGCACCAAGCCCGAGGACCTGCCAGACAACAAACTGGGCGACCTCAACGGCGCGTGCATCTCTGAGCACCCTGGCGATCTCGTGCAGACTGAAGCCTTCTCCAAAGAAAGGTGGTGAGGGCCGAGGGGGCGCTCCAGGCCATCCTGGAGATTATGCCGGGAAAGCCGGGCCTGGCAGGAGGGGGCTGCCTCCTTGGCACTTCCACTACCCCATCTGCCCCTCTCTGCTGCCTTGGGGTTAGCAGAACATAAGAAGGATCCGAGGAGCGAGAGGAATGTCCATTTCTTAAACTGCCTTAATAACTAGCCTTTAACCTCTGGGAGCAGGTTTGAACAGGAGCCTAGTTTGGGGGTTGATCCTTTTCCCAGCAAAGAAGAGGCCCTTGCGTTTTTTTAAATAGTGGTGCACAGGGAAGAAACATGTCTTAAACAGCAGTCTGCAGGCCCCACCTGGGTGGCTGTGGGCAGAGGAATCTTGCAGGCATGGTGTTGAAACCGTCTGGCCCAGCTAGGCTCAACTGGCTGATGAGGAAGGACAGTGAGGCGCAGAGGCAAAGTGACTTGCTTATAAGATCAGGGCCTAGTCAGTGTCTGGGCAAGCCTTGACTCCCAGTCTCCTGGCCCCCAGGTCGGTGTCTGTCCACAATACAATGTCTTCCTCTACTGGGATCACTCTGGCTTTGTGGTCAGAAAACTTGGTCCAAGAGGTTTCTTCCCTGTCTGTTACCATCTGACCCACTCCCTGTGCTTTTTATTCAGAGCAATGTCCCTTGAATTATGAAATTAGAAACTGAGCCAGTTTCTTTCGCTTCTTCACCaagcatattttttttctggCGCCTCAAGTATTTAAATATTCCCATCTGCCTCTCCCCCGTAGGATTTGCCTCACTCCTGTGTGGTCTGAAATCTGGGTTTCAGACCAGACCAGTTTGGGGTCTGTGGGTAAAATAACTCGTTCTCCCAGGCCTGGGCACCCACCTTCTCCAGAACTTCCTATGCACTTTCCTGACACACGCGCAGACACAAAGACATAGCTCTGGTTCCCGAGGGAACTTCAGACACGGGTGAGTTTGAAGACAGCAATTCCAAGAACCCCTCCagcctgcccacccaccccccatACACACACCCCCTCTCCAAGCCTACCGTGAGAACTAATGTTCTCAGCACGAATTGCTCACTTGGAGGACAGCAATGAGGTGCCTGCCACAGAGCAGATGCATTAGGGGAGATTCACCCACGGCCCATCCGGCTTCATTAATACTGCCCCTGATTCTGATCATCCACTTAaccctggcacagagcaggccctGAAGAAATGCATTGGAGAGCAAGGGGTTTTGGGGACAAGGAATCCAGAAAAGTGGGAGGGTATGAAAGGTGGGGTGCCAACAGCGAGGGCCCTGAGGGGTCAGGCACCAGCATGGGGACCCCACGACAGAAGAAAGGACTCGAGACCACCATGTCCCTCATAGCTGCAGCCTGGATGAGTTTGGAGCAGGCAAACCCAGAGCCGCCCTAGCACACACAGCCTGGGGCCATCAGGTGTGGGCACAGCAGGCCCCCTGCAGAAGCATAGAGACCAGTCCCTTGGAAATGCTCTGCCATCCCCACCACTGGCTCTCCCCGAAGATGCCCACAGGAGGTCCAGCCAGTCTGTAAACAGAGGATTCCCCTGTGTTTATCCTAGGCTGTGTTCACCCTCACCTCAACAGCACCTTAAATCTAATCAGCTAACTAGGATttgtacagtgaaacctgcaacaTGTTAGAAACTTATATTTAAAGACAATTAATCATACTCACCAGTTTTTAAATggcaaatatgtaaatatgaagtgtttgggttttgtttgtttttttttaaaagaaaaggaaatgtacaCCGCTCCTCATGTGCCATTTGTCCTCAGAGGGTGGTTTTACTTTTTTGGTAAAGGAACAAGCTTCTGATCTTGACCAGAAGTTCATATATAATTGTTATTACAGAGGAATTGCTATGACtactcatgttttaaaaaaatctattaaacgTTATTACACTTGATCGGGATGGgccaaataaagttttattggaacagatTTGTTTGTTCATGTACTTATTACCTCATTTATTTACGTATTATCTGGTCCTGTCTTTGACTGCAGTTGAGTCATCCGAGGCTGGCTGGCTTCTGCCTGCACCCATGATGGCCTGTGTTTTTAGGGGTTGCAGTTagaggggaggagatgggagaacCTACCCCGATTGGTAATCAGGGAAGTCATTCCAGAATCACCTAGGTCAGGCCCGGTGTTCATACTTGTAGATTTCAAACCATTTCTTGGAACCAACTCCAAATCTTCTGACCAAGGCTGGTCCTTGGTCAGACAGCTTCTGCCTAACTCAGTGTCCAATCTGTACAGTAAGGAAAGTCGGATTGGGCACTGGCTTAGTTTCCTTCAGGAGAAAACCCTAAGACAGAGAATCAAGTGCAAGTAATTTAGGGGTGGGAGGAATGACCTTAGGAGACACTGACATGGTGATGGGGAAGTgataaagaagaggaggaagccaATAAAGGATGCTTGTCACCATTGTGGGCAAAGCAGCTTTATCCCAGTGGGGAGCTCCATTAGGCAGAGCAGAACATCCGCCTCTGGGCTTTCCTACCCTGCCTGTCCTTGGTGGCTGACCAGGCTCCTGGGCTGTTACTTCCCCAGCACCTCTGGCCTGCCTCCTGCACAGCAGCAGAACAGGCTCCAATGGCCAGAGAAGGGCCACAGGCAAAGAGCCACAGGTGCTGCAGGGGGAAGTTGGAGTGGCACGCGCAGAAGGATGAGGGCCAAGGGATCTTGGCAGACAACGCCCACAGGTGTCAACAGCGGGATTTAACATGAAGAGCATTCAGGACCCGGGCAGAGAACACTTGCTACTACTGGCAATACACTTGGGTTTTCTCAACCCTTCTtagcccctcctcccttcctacAAGAATTAAAACTGGTCCCAGAGCAGGAAGCTGCAACTAAAGCTCCAGTAATCAGAGCTGAGAGAAGCTGGAGGTACCGAGATAGGATGGGACTTGGAAGCCTCTACCAGAGTGCTTGCACCTGGGCAAACAAAGAAACTACAAGTGACTAAAACTAACGGCACGCGTGTACAAGCTGCAATTATGAGCAGTAGGATACAAAAAGGCCACGAGCAAACTGCCATTTCTGAGATgccaggagcaaaagcagggtactgggcatgatccctgcacacagcaccaccaagggggtgggcagaccacctaagctGTGCCTTCTGTCCAACCTACAGATCCACCCCCGTTGTTACCCCCCTTTAAGGACCCAAGCAGCATCTCTCCAGGAGTGAGCAAGGGCACCTGCTTCTTGCTTTCATTCCCTTGTGCTGTAGCATGAACTCCAATAAAGAAGCCTTGCTTGAAATTCTCATCTGGGCTCTTATCAGTTTCTATTGATTGGAGAGTCCAAGGGCCCGGGTCGGTAACAATGTTGCCTGAGCTGGGTTGTACCTAAGCAGCCCGTGGCTATTCCTTTCAGTGTCCTAAATGTCCCAAGCCCACCATCAGTGTCCCCGCCCCTAGTCCCACTAATCCAACTCTGGGGTAAGCAATCCTGTTGAGAAGTTTTGGTATCAAACCAGTGTGGGTCTTTGTGTCAGAACCTCCTGGCGGGCCTGTGGCGTGAGTACAGAGCTGTGTTCTTGCCTGTGTGTAGGACCATGTTGGCCCTTAAGACTTAGATTTTGCTTTTTTACACTAAGAACTTCACTAAGACCACATAAAACCCTTCCAGATTTTGACATTCAAGATCTCAGAGTTCAAGTTACTTTGCCTTCCCTGATGTCTCTTGCTCTGCACGTTCTTGACTAACAGGTGTGTTAGCACGCTTATGCCTTGACACCTTTTAGCGCCCCGTGCCTAATTCCCATGGGAATGACAATGTGGCAGGGTTCTGAGTACAACCCACAGTCAGGAAACAGAGCCTAACCCACCAGAGGACTGAACCCGCAGCCCCAGTCTCCCTGGCCCAGGGGTCTGGCTGGGCGGCTCAGCTGCAATCTGGCTCATTTCATTTTGTGAGCAGTGACTGTCTCCGTTCCACTCAGGAACCAGGAGGAGCATCTCAGCATTAGAATGACACCAGCCTCAGGGTCCTTACCGTGGGATCGGATTGGCCCTCGGAGCACCTACTCCACCCAGCTCCTTCCGTCAGGCTTAGTTGGCAGGCTTGTCGCAAACAGGCTCTGCTGTGGGAAAGAGCAAATGTATGAATGGCAAGTTTGTGTCGAAAAGCAAAACCTCCTGTTCAACAATTGTTCTGCCCTCTGTCTCCCAGAGCTGCTAACAAGTGCACCAAAACAAGGCTTACATCTTCTCCACTTTAATTCATGGGCTCAGTACCAAGACAGAGGTTTAAGTGACTGAGAAATTGCTTTGCAGAAACAAGGACACTGTGAGCCATGCTGAGTTGCATCAAAATATGGTGGTGGGGGTTCCAATGGCCATCAGACTTTGGTCATTACTGCCTTGGCTTGGTTCTCAGGAATCCTGAGATGGGGAATCCTGAGCAAGTGACTGATGCCCAAAGAGGAAGGGGAGTATGGAACACACGCAGGTTAGGGCTGGGGAAGAATGCTCAGCAAGTACATGGTCTGGGCCAGAGACCAGCTTCAGCTTGACCCTACAGAAAGCTCTGGAGCACAGATTGCACCATGGAATTGGTCCCACGTTGAGGAAAAGATGAGCCTTTTGTGCTTCCATGTCAGCTAATTATTGGTTGCGGGCtataggggtggggtgggggagcagaaCACATTCACCAAAAGCTGTTCTCCTAGGAGCATCTGTGAGCCACTTAGCAGCCAGACCTACAGCCACCAGGTGATGGGCAGACTCACAGCTGAAGGAGATGCGGGCAGGTGACTGTCCACATCATGGAGCACTGTGCTAGACACCATGGAGgatgaagagggagaaaaagggcCCACCCAGAAGATTTTTATGGTTTGGGTAGACAAATGAGGCAAGTATAAAAACCTTCATCTCCTCCACGACTCTGCCCAAGGTTGAGCTGACCTGAGCAGCACAGAGGTCAGTCAATGGCTAGAGAAGCTCCCCTCTGCAAGTCCTGTTACCCCTTGATTTCCAGCCACTGCTCAGTTCAATAGCCACTGGCCACGTGTGGTGACgcagcccttgaaatgtggctggtcccAATCGTGATGTGCTGtcaaatacacaccagatttcaaagacttagtacccCCCCCAAAGAATGTAGAATATCTCattcataattatttatattgattatatattaaaattataacatttttgaaattatattaaataaactgTTAAAATTAACTTCAGCTATCtctttttacttgttttaatGTCACTGGCCaatacaaaagttttaaattatataggTTCCCCTCATTATACTTCTGTTGGACAACACAGCTCTACAATGCCAAGAGCTGGTTAGGGCCTTAAGCCTTTAACAATAATATTGCATTTCGGTGACTCAAACTAAAGCAGTGCCCGTCATAGCAGAACTCCAGGTCCCATGCAGTCTGTGTGGGGCAGGTCTCTTTCAAATCAAATCATCTAAGTGTTGGCCTCTTGTCTTAAAGATTGTTTGCAAACCCACTTAAACTGCCCTTaacaaaaaaatcatgtttattaAACAGATACAATAGTGTCTCTGGAAATCTGAAGTCCAGAGGGGGAATCGAGTCTCAAGAGGGACAAAACAGAAGCCCTGGGGAAACCAAGAATCAGAGATCTTCTCTTCACCTGCCCTGGCAAAGGGTTTTATTATCTCATCTCTTGGCCCAACCACTTTCATTTCACTTGAAGCCCTGAACCCGAATGTCCCTCTGCTTCATCTGAGTTTAGCAAAATCAATCACTGAAGTCGCCAGAACGGAGTGGAGGATCCAGATGACCTGCTTACCAGGTTACAGGTAATTTATCACCAGTGGTGCCAGACACTGCATTTTACATTTGGATCCTGTCGCTCTGAGTTGTGATCTATTTTTTAGACTTGACAATGAGATGAGTCTGCCTCGTGCGTGCGTGTAGAGGAAATTTCAATCTGAATCAGAAAGCAGAAGGTGCTATGCCAAGAATGGCCACTGATTTAATGGGGAAGGCAGGTGGCAAGCCTCCTCGCCATCAGGGAGCTTGCAAAATTAGGTCAAAAGGAAGGGATCTCATTAGGATAACTCATAATTACAAAGATCTGCATGTATGGAGAATTGCAGAAACAACATTTCACCCCTTAAAACCCTAGTGAGACCTagtcagattaaaaaacaaaaatggtgaAGGCTAGACCTCTTATGAGAGTAGCAGACGTTCCCCaggtgggctgggccaggctccATAGAGAAGACCCCTGATTGACCCTCCTTTTCCAGTCTATGCCAGTGGCAACATCTCTCGAATCCCAGTCCTCCCAGTCCTGCATGCAACCACATTACCTGGAAGGAACAGCACATTGCACTAGCATGAGATCTTTCACCAGCTAGATTGAGAGTTAGAGCcaagagaaagggacagaggtCAGACCAGCTTGGGTGAGATGGGCAGGACAAGCATGAGCCTGCAATGGAATGAAAGGTAGCTGAAGGTGCCACCTCAAAATAAGCCACGTAGGCATAAAAGTTATACTGAACTAAAGGCAATTAAGAAGAAGCAAGTGCCAGAAAGCTCTCCCTACCTGTCCTCTTTTCTGCCTAAAGGGAGGATCTAAATTTTCCTTTTACTAGAGGCAGACTCTTACCAGCCCAGAGAAGGCACCATAGGAATCTTCTGACAAACCTCACTCTATTTCCCCCCATTCATTTACCTTCCTGCCACTTACTACCCTTGGAAGCCTGAACCGGCTTTCCTTTGTCCTGACATTTCTCTACAGATCTGTTGTCCTTTGATGAAGATGCTACATAAGCCAGAGTCTAAGCCACGATTTTGAGTTACTCTTCATTTTGGGAT
This genomic window from Camelus dromedarius isolate mCamDro1 chromosome 28, mCamDro1.pat, whole genome shotgun sequence contains:
- the MAPK4 gene encoding mitogen-activated protein kinase 4; protein product: MAEKGDCIASVYGYDLGGRFVDFQPLGFGVNGLVLSAVDSRACRKVAVKKITLSDTRSMKHALREIKIIRRLDHDNIVKVYEVLGPKGADLQGELFKFSVAYIVQEYMETDLARLLEQGTLTEEHAKLFMYQLLRGLKYIHSANVLHRDLKPANIFISTEDLVLKIGDFGLARIVDQHYSHKGHLSEGLVTKWYRSPRLLLSPNNYTKAIDMWAAGCILAEMLTGRMLFAGAHELEQMQLILETIPVIREEDKDELLKVMPSFVSSTWEVKRPLRKLLPEVNSEAIDFLEKILTFNPMDRLTAEMGLQHPYMSPYSCPEDEPTSQHPFRIEDEIDDILLMAANQSQLSNWDRYPVSLSSDLEWRPDRCQDASEVQRDPRAGSAPLAEDVQVDPRKDSQSSSERFLEQSHSSMERAFEADYGRSCDYKVGSPSYLDKLLWRDNKPHHYSEPKLILDLSHWKQAAGAPPTAAVAAVAPDAGAHDDEPASLFLEIAQWVKSTQGGPERASPPPDGPERRRTASPPGRSAPVDGGASPQFDLDVFISRALKLCTKPEDLPDNKLGDLNGACISEHPGDLVQTEAFSKERW